One Thermoanaerobaculia bacterium DNA window includes the following coding sequences:
- a CDS encoding FHA domain-containing protein, protein MIPFAKRYRSPALTRRVPIRMLTMALALIGATAGMAQEVPVVLALDSSRSLSAAESRATSDFAKVLLAGLPGAAKPGILVFDDEVRWLARPGAAGGAEALDAMTPAGRFTVLNDGLIEGVRALGSGGVLVLLSDGLDENSATTLEDAARLASERGVRLVTIGAGRADERTLRRLALLTGGQYAGRVAAADGAAVLSGIQTLRGDIAAEQAARAPKPAPVAPVPAPATAESPRPAPDSGQPASSWLLALGAAVAALGVVLGFLLARRRSASAANESSEPDRGTQPGVQWPAAATAPGDGTAPGVLAVSPVPAVSAISPFKAPQPIDEVQIARVRLRPVVRPHGLFEVSLDETAEFQRLPFSDSIERTLVLTAEVILTVREPGKEPRSYRLPPDRAVDIGRDATSNTLAFPDPTMSTQHLRVALDDDEVYLVDLGSTNGVLVGERRVDAVQLHPGDRFRAGMIEFEIGLHHASTGRVVETA, encoded by the coding sequence ATGATCCCGTTCGCCAAGAGATACAGATCGCCGGCGCTCACACGGCGCGTTCCGATACGGATGCTGACGATGGCGCTCGCGCTCATCGGCGCGACTGCAGGGATGGCGCAGGAGGTCCCGGTCGTCCTGGCTCTCGACTCCAGCCGTTCGCTCTCCGCCGCCGAGAGCCGCGCCACGAGCGACTTCGCCAAGGTGCTTCTGGCCGGCCTGCCGGGGGCGGCGAAGCCCGGGATCCTGGTCTTCGACGATGAGGTGCGGTGGCTCGCCCGTCCTGGTGCGGCCGGCGGCGCGGAGGCGCTCGACGCCATGACCCCTGCCGGCCGATTCACGGTGCTGAATGACGGCCTGATCGAAGGCGTGCGCGCCCTGGGGAGCGGCGGTGTGCTGGTGCTCCTCTCGGACGGGCTCGACGAGAACTCGGCGACCACTCTGGAGGACGCCGCCCGCCTCGCCAGCGAACGCGGGGTGCGGCTGGTGACGATCGGCGCCGGCCGCGCCGACGAGCGCACGCTCCGACGTCTGGCTCTCCTCACCGGGGGGCAGTACGCGGGTCGGGTCGCGGCGGCCGACGGCGCGGCCGTCCTTTCGGGAATCCAGACCCTGCGCGGCGACATCGCCGCCGAGCAGGCCGCGCGGGCGCCCAAGCCGGCGCCCGTCGCGCCCGTACCCGCCCCGGCGACCGCCGAATCGCCGCGGCCGGCGCCCGATTCGGGTCAGCCGGCCTCCAGTTGGCTGCTGGCGCTCGGCGCCGCCGTAGCGGCCCTCGGCGTCGTCCTCGGCTTTCTGTTGGCGCGACGTCGCAGCGCCTCCGCCGCGAACGAGTCGTCGGAGCCCGATCGCGGCACCCAGCCGGGCGTGCAGTGGCCGGCCGCCGCGACCGCTCCGGGCGACGGAACCGCGCCTGGAGTCCTGGCGGTGTCTCCGGTACCGGCGGTATCGGCGATCTCCCCGTTCAAGGCGCCACAGCCGATCGACGAGGTCCAGATCGCGCGCGTCCGCCTGCGCCCCGTCGTCCGCCCCCATGGCCTGTTCGAAGTCTCGCTCGACGAGACCGCGGAGTTCCAGCGTCTGCCGTTCTCGGACTCGATCGAGCGCACCCTCGTCCTGACCGCTGAAGTCATCCTCACGGTCCGTGAACCGGGCAAGGAGCCGCGCTCCTACCGTCTGCCGCCCGACCGCGCCGTCGACATCGGTCGCGACGCGACGTCGAACACCCTCGCCTTTCCAGATCCGACGATGTCGACGCAGCACCTGCGGGTGGCGCTCGACGACGACGAGGTCTACCTCGTCGACCTCGGCTCGACCAACGGCGTCCTGGTCGGCGAGCGCCGCGTCGACGCCGTCCAACTCCACCCCGGCGACCGCTTCCGCGCCGGCATGATCGAGTTCGAGATCGGCCTCCACCACGCCAGCACGGGGCGCGTCGTCGAAACGGCCTGA
- a CDS encoding ExeM/NucH family extracellular endonuclease: DDLSVTPQGGGPANLSVDDVSLNEGNTGTTNFTFTVSLSSPAGVGGVTFDIATADGTAQDGNPGTEDTDYVAQSLTGQTILAGNSTSSFTVQVNGDAAIESNETLFVNVTNVTGAVVTDGQGQGTITNDDFAISYIHDLQGNGAATPIPPATVVQVEGVVTADFQAATQLSGFFLQEEDTDADADPATSEGIFVFCSTCPTAVAEGQRVRVTATVGEFFGNTEMTATTAGAVVVTDAGNNLALVTPATIDLPIVGVINDFYEAREGMKVTFVDSLAVAEYFELARYGQIELFEGGRPRQFTEMFPPSVPGYTAHLEALDRRRVILDDDDNSQNVSLLDANGFQFVYPPVANGGFSVGTQGTDFFRGGDLVNGLTGVLDWSFAGATGTDAWRIRPTAANPAAFTVANPRPATPPAVGGAIRAVGMNLLNYFTTIDTTASTSSGPCGPGGTLDCRGADSVAELNRQRERASIVICDLDADVYGFGELENDNASAAITDLVGAVNTRCGGAQPYAFVSTGGALGTDAIRVALIYRTGVLAPVGAPLSDTDAIHDRPPTAQTFDVADVTNPAFGERFTVIANHLKSKGSSAGLPGDADAGDGAGFSNATRTLQASRLLTWISATVLPAAGDPDILLLGDFNSYAQETPITTLTGGGYTDLETALLGPAAYSYLFDGQLGHLDYAFSSASLTSQVTGVGAWHINADEASLLDYNDEIKDVGESTFEEKPDGSALVPPRVLFQPASPYRASDHDPVLVGLFPVADLAITKTDGVTTATPGGTVTYTIVASNAGPDPEPAVTVADTFAATLTCTWTCAGAGGGTCTAAGSGDINDSANLPVGGSVTYTASCTISGSATGSLVNTATVTGTGATSDPNNANNSATDNDTLLVLANVGITKTDGSATAIPGMSVTYTTVVSNAGPSAAPIVTVVDNFPPALTSCTTACVASAGSSCAAGPVMGNINDVASLLVGGTATYSTNCDISPTATGALSNTATATVGGGVTDPAPANNTATDNDTLTPSADVSITKTDGSPTATPGAPVTYTIVVTNAGPSAAPTVGVLDLFPATLTSCATTCVGAGGGSCTPGPVVGNVNENANLPVGGSVTYTASCTVSPSATGTLTNTATATVNGGGSDPNPANNSATDTSALSNELFLDGFESGDSSAWSSTVPLSFEAYASFEIAGGSSEADFGYDFAAMKAGEAFAATSVAVATDAAGKPLFSVEARRLDPNGPLELTLEVVGGGRSSWIEAAEVGQQMRLEWSAADQSDLGHVAVALDGRLALWVEGYTGSAKPAGVLLLRAPVPAAQ; this comes from the coding sequence GACGACCTTTCGGTCACGCCGCAGGGCGGCGGCCCGGCCAATCTCTCGGTCGACGACGTCTCCTTGAACGAAGGCAACACCGGCACGACGAACTTCACCTTCACCGTCAGCCTTTCCTCGCCGGCCGGGGTCGGAGGCGTCACCTTCGACATCGCCACCGCCGACGGCACGGCCCAGGACGGCAACCCCGGCACCGAGGACACCGACTACGTCGCCCAGTCGCTCACCGGACAGACAATTCTCGCCGGGAACTCGACCTCCTCCTTCACCGTCCAGGTCAACGGCGACGCCGCCATCGAGTCGAACGAGACCCTCTTCGTCAACGTCACCAACGTCACCGGTGCCGTGGTGACCGACGGCCAGGGACAGGGCACGATCACGAACGACGACTTCGCGATCTCCTACATCCACGACCTGCAGGGCAACGGGGCCGCGACGCCGATTCCGCCGGCGACGGTCGTCCAGGTCGAAGGGGTGGTGACCGCCGACTTCCAGGCCGCCACCCAGCTCTCCGGCTTCTTCCTCCAGGAGGAGGACACCGACGCCGACGCCGATCCCGCGACCTCCGAAGGCATCTTCGTCTTCTGCAGCACCTGCCCGACAGCGGTTGCCGAGGGCCAGCGGGTGCGCGTCACCGCCACGGTCGGCGAGTTTTTCGGCAACACCGAGATGACCGCCACCACCGCCGGCGCAGTCGTCGTCACCGACGCCGGCAACAACCTCGCCCTGGTGACGCCGGCAACGATCGACCTGCCGATCGTCGGCGTCATCAACGACTTCTACGAGGCGCGCGAGGGGATGAAGGTCACCTTCGTCGACAGCCTCGCGGTCGCCGAGTACTTCGAGCTCGCGCGCTACGGACAGATCGAGCTCTTCGAGGGCGGCCGGCCGCGCCAGTTCACCGAGATGTTCCCGCCGAGCGTTCCGGGCTACACCGCGCACCTCGAAGCCCTCGACCGCCGCCGGGTCATCCTCGACGACGACGACAACAGCCAGAACGTCTCGCTGCTCGACGCGAACGGCTTCCAGTTCGTCTATCCGCCGGTCGCCAACGGCGGCTTCTCCGTCGGCACGCAGGGCACCGACTTCTTCCGCGGCGGCGACCTCGTCAACGGCCTCACCGGCGTCCTCGACTGGTCGTTCGCCGGGGCGACGGGCACCGACGCCTGGCGGATCCGGCCGACGGCGGCGAACCCGGCCGCCTTCACGGTCGCCAACCCGCGGCCGGCGACGCCGCCCGCGGTCGGCGGCGCCATCCGCGCCGTCGGCATGAACCTGCTCAACTACTTCACCACCATCGACACCACCGCCAGCACCAGCAGCGGCCCCTGCGGACCGGGCGGAACGCTCGACTGCCGCGGCGCCGACAGCGTCGCCGAGCTCAACCGCCAGCGCGAGCGCGCTTCGATCGTGATCTGCGACCTCGACGCCGACGTCTACGGTTTCGGCGAGCTCGAAAACGACAACGCCTCGGCCGCCATCACCGACCTCGTCGGCGCGGTCAACACCCGCTGCGGCGGCGCCCAGCCGTACGCCTTCGTCAGCACCGGCGGCGCTCTCGGCACCGACGCCATCCGGGTCGCGCTGATCTATCGCACCGGTGTCCTGGCGCCGGTCGGCGCGCCGCTCTCCGATACCGATGCGATCCACGACCGGCCGCCGACCGCGCAGACGTTCGATGTCGCCGATGTCACGAATCCGGCTTTCGGCGAGCGCTTCACGGTCATCGCCAACCACCTGAAGTCGAAGGGATCGAGCGCCGGCCTGCCCGGTGACGCCGACGCCGGCGACGGCGCCGGGTTCTCGAACGCCACGCGCACCTTGCAGGCCAGCCGACTGCTGACGTGGATCTCCGCGACGGTTTTGCCGGCGGCGGGAGACCCCGACATCCTCCTCCTGGGCGATTTCAATTCCTACGCCCAGGAGACGCCGATCACCACCCTCACCGGGGGGGGCTACACCGATCTCGAGACCGCCCTCCTCGGACCCGCGGCCTACTCGTATCTCTTCGACGGCCAGCTCGGGCACCTCGACTACGCCTTCTCGAGCGCCAGCCTGACGTCGCAGGTCACCGGCGTCGGCGCCTGGCACATCAACGCCGACGAGGCGAGCCTGCTCGACTACAACGACGAGATCAAGGACGTCGGCGAGTCGACCTTCGAAGAGAAGCCGGACGGATCCGCCCTCGTCCCACCGCGCGTCCTCTTCCAGCCGGCGTCGCCCTACCGCGCCTCCGACCACGATCCGGTGCTCGTCGGCCTCTTCCCCGTGGCCGATCTCGCGATCACCAAGACCGACGGCGTCACCACGGCGACTCCCGGCGGCACGGTGACCTACACCATCGTGGCCTCGAACGCCGGCCCGGATCCCGAACCGGCAGTGACCGTGGCCGACACCTTCGCGGCGACGCTCACCTGCACCTGGACCTGCGCCGGCGCGGGAGGCGGCACCTGCACCGCCGCTGGATCGGGCGACATCAACGACAGCGCCAACCTCCCGGTCGGCGGCTCGGTCACCTACACGGCGAGCTGCACGATCTCCGGCTCCGCCACCGGAAGCCTGGTGAACACCGCGACGGTGACTGGTACCGGAGCCACGTCCGATCCCAACAATGCCAACAACTCGGCCACCGACAACGATACGCTGCTCGTGCTGGCGAACGTCGGGATCACCAAGACAGACGGCTCGGCAACCGCAATCCCGGGAATGTCGGTGACCTACACCACCGTCGTCTCGAACGCCGGCCCGAGCGCAGCACCGATTGTGACGGTCGTCGACAACTTCCCGCCCGCGCTGACCAGCTGCACGACTGCCTGTGTCGCTTCCGCCGGCAGCAGCTGCGCCGCCGGACCGGTGATGGGCAACATCAACGACGTCGCCAGCCTCCTGGTGGGTGGCACGGCGACCTATTCCACCAACTGCGACATCTCGCCGACGGCCACCGGCGCACTGAGCAACACGGCCACGGCGACCGTGGGCGGCGGCGTGACGGATCCGGCGCCGGCGAATAACACGGCGACCGACAACGACACCCTGACGCCGTCGGCGGACGTTTCCATCACCAAGACCGACGGCTCGCCCACCGCGACCCCGGGAGCACCGGTGACGTACACGATCGTCGTCACGAACGCCGGTCCGAGCGCGGCGCCGACCGTGGGGGTCCTCGACCTCTTCCCGGCAACGCTCACGAGCTGCGCCACGACCTGCGTCGGGGCGGGCGGCGGCTCCTGCACCCCGGGCCCGGTGGTCGGCAACGTCAACGAAAACGCCAACCTTCCGGTCGGCGGGAGCGTGACCTACACCGCCAGTTGCACCGTGTCGCCCTCCGCGACCGGAACGCTGACGAATACCGCTACGGCGACGGTGAACGGCGGCGGCTCGGATCCGAACCCGGCCAACAACTCGGCCACCGACACCTCCGCGCTGTCGAACGAGCTGTTCCTCGACGGCTTCGAGAGTGGCGACAGCTCGGCCTGGTCGTCGACCGTGCCGCTGTCCTTCGAGGCCTACGCCAGCTTCGAGATCGCCGGTGGAAGCTCGGAAGCCGACTTCGGTTACGACTTCGCCGCCATGAAGGCCGGGGAGGCTTTCGCCGCGACGTCGGTCGCCGTTGCGACTGATGCCGCGGGCAAGCCGCTCTTCTCCGTCGAGGCCCGTCGCCTCGACCCGAACGGCCCGCTGGAGCTGACGCTCGAAGTCGTCGGCGGCGGGCGGAGCAGTTGGATCGAGGCGGCCGAGGTCGGGCAGCAGATGCGCCTCGAGTGGTCGGCGGCGGACCAGAGCGACCTCGGACATGTCGCGGTTGCGCTCGACGGGCGACTCGCCCTCTGGGTCGAGGGCTATACCGGGAGCGCGAAGCCAGCCGGAGTGCTGCTGCTCCGCGCCCCGGTGCCTGCGGCACAGTAG
- a CDS encoding aldehyde dehydrogenase family protein, with product MAALEIRKTYKLYVGGEFVRSESGHYDEALDAKGRHRANLCRASRKDLRDAVLKARAVQEKWASSSGYLRGQILYRMAEMMESRVPAFEAALRGGGGSAAAARREVRASIDRIVHFAGWSDKYQALLSSVNPVASSYFDFSLPEPTGVVGVVAPESPALLGLVSHVLPVIVSGNSCVVLLSPSDPIPGLEWAEVLATSDLPGGVVNLLSGPRSETLPHLARHMDVNALALAGLPKEVEIATRQDAAVNVKRVSCYALGDYAAEQTERLDLIRAFTETKTTWHPVGW from the coding sequence ATGGCGGCCCTGGAGATACGCAAGACCTACAAGCTCTATGTCGGCGGGGAGTTCGTGCGCTCGGAGTCGGGGCACTACGACGAGGCGCTCGATGCCAAGGGGCGGCACCGCGCCAACCTCTGCCGCGCCTCGCGCAAGGACCTGCGCGACGCGGTCCTCAAGGCGCGTGCGGTGCAAGAGAAGTGGGCCTCGTCGAGCGGCTATCTGCGGGGGCAGATCCTCTATCGCATGGCCGAGATGATGGAGAGCCGCGTCCCGGCGTTCGAGGCCGCGCTCCGCGGCGGGGGCGGGAGCGCCGCCGCGGCGCGCCGCGAGGTCCGCGCCTCGATCGACCGCATCGTGCACTTCGCCGGCTGGTCCGACAAGTACCAGGCGCTGCTCTCGTCGGTCAATCCGGTCGCCTCCTCCTACTTCGACTTCTCGCTGCCGGAGCCGACTGGCGTCGTCGGCGTGGTGGCGCCCGAGAGTCCCGCGCTCCTCGGCCTGGTCTCGCACGTCCTGCCAGTCATCGTGAGCGGCAACAGTTGCGTGGTGCTGCTGTCTCCGAGCGATCCGATCCCGGGTCTCGAGTGGGCCGAGGTCCTGGCGACGAGCGATCTGCCGGGCGGCGTGGTGAATCTCCTCTCCGGCCCGCGATCGGAGACCCTGCCGCACCTCGCGCGCCACATGGACGTGAACGCCCTGGCTCTCGCCGGCCTGCCGAAAGAGGTCGAGATCGCCACCCGCCAGGACGCCGCCGTCAACGTCAAGCGCGTCAGCTGCTACGCCCTCGGCGACTACGCCGCCGAGCAGACCGAACGCCTCGACCTCATCCGCGCCTTCACCGAGACCAAGACCACCTGGCATCCGGTCGGCTGGTAG
- a CDS encoding oligopeptide transporter, OPT family — MSDEQQPYVPAGSTMAELTVKAVVLGVVLAAIMGAANAYLALKAGQTVSATFPAAILALAAFRLPFFRGTILEQNVARAAGTVGEALAAGAIFTIPAFLLVTVNGERLWTEFDYWQTSLILLIGGILGVLFITLLRRTLAVEAALPFPESKACAAIVRAGQAGATGAKYVFGAMGLGMLIQIFKDGAGLRLFRESVEVFRQLPSSVIHHFDSSRVPLGDVQHRGAVAFATPSISPALIGVGYIIGFELSAINFSGGVLAWLVFIPLAFFLDPNLAANLSAGGVAPAEGELIFSVWYNIVRPVAVGAMLVGAANTMWGMRSSIGQAFAGAFKRSHAGTEKSRLDRDLDSRGILLGIVGLTIPMTWIYWNFTHNLVGAIVAAVVMLVLGFLLSAVGGYLVGLVGGSNQPVSGLTLSALILAALLMVAFGVTGLQGVGAVLGVSAVVCCAICVSGSLIQDLKVGHLLGGTPKKMEIAEIIATITTAFVLVFPMLWLHQANIKQGGIGIGDRELSAPQAGLMAQLAQGIVGGEMPWGLILFGMCFSLALILMKAPSPTLIAVGMYLPFETTGAIFVGGCIKWLADKLAARRGIAGESFDSFGSLVASGLIAGESLTGVMMAGIVLLSESFKSITYSLFGVEQFAWVAGPAGAWASLVALAAIIWVLVKIPLDNAKPSAA, encoded by the coding sequence ATGAGCGACGAGCAGCAGCCTTACGTGCCGGCAGGGTCGACGATGGCCGAGCTTACGGTGAAGGCCGTCGTGCTCGGCGTGGTGCTGGCGGCGATCATGGGCGCGGCCAACGCCTACCTGGCGCTCAAGGCGGGGCAGACCGTTTCGGCGACCTTCCCGGCGGCAATTCTGGCCCTCGCGGCGTTCCGGCTGCCGTTCTTCCGGGGCACGATCCTCGAGCAGAACGTCGCCCGCGCCGCGGGCACCGTCGGCGAGGCGCTCGCGGCCGGCGCGATCTTCACGATTCCGGCCTTCCTCCTCGTCACGGTGAACGGCGAGCGCCTGTGGACCGAGTTCGACTACTGGCAGACCAGCCTGATCCTGCTCATCGGCGGCATCCTCGGCGTCCTGTTCATCACCCTGCTCCGGCGGACGCTCGCGGTCGAGGCGGCGCTGCCGTTCCCGGAGAGCAAGGCCTGCGCGGCGATCGTCCGCGCCGGCCAGGCCGGAGCGACCGGCGCCAAGTACGTTTTCGGCGCGATGGGCCTCGGCATGCTCATCCAGATCTTCAAGGACGGCGCGGGCCTGCGCCTCTTCCGCGAGTCGGTCGAGGTCTTCAGGCAGTTGCCATCGTCGGTCATCCACCACTTCGATTCGTCGCGTGTGCCGCTGGGCGACGTCCAGCATCGGGGCGCGGTCGCCTTCGCCACGCCGTCGATCTCGCCGGCGCTCATCGGCGTTGGCTACATCATCGGCTTCGAGCTCTCGGCGATCAACTTCTCGGGTGGCGTGCTCGCCTGGCTGGTCTTCATTCCGCTCGCTTTCTTCCTCGATCCGAACCTCGCCGCGAACCTCTCGGCCGGCGGCGTCGCCCCGGCCGAGGGCGAGCTGATCTTCTCGGTCTGGTACAACATCGTACGGCCGGTGGCGGTCGGCGCGATGCTGGTCGGCGCGGCGAACACCATGTGGGGCATGCGCTCTTCGATCGGCCAGGCCTTCGCCGGCGCCTTCAAGCGTAGCCACGCCGGGACCGAGAAGTCGCGCCTCGATCGCGACCTCGATTCACGCGGGATCCTGCTCGGCATCGTCGGTCTGACCATCCCGATGACGTGGATCTACTGGAACTTCACCCACAATCTCGTCGGCGCCATCGTCGCCGCTGTGGTCATGCTGGTGCTGGGCTTTCTGCTCTCGGCGGTCGGCGGCTACCTCGTCGGCCTGGTGGGCGGCTCGAACCAGCCGGTCTCCGGCTTGACGCTCTCGGCGCTCATCCTCGCGGCGTTGCTCATGGTCGCCTTCGGCGTGACCGGATTGCAGGGTGTCGGCGCGGTCCTCGGGGTCTCGGCGGTCGTCTGCTGCGCGATCTGCGTCTCCGGCAGCCTCATTCAGGACCTGAAGGTCGGGCACCTGCTCGGTGGCACGCCGAAGAAGATGGAGATCGCCGAGATCATCGCCACGATCACCACCGCCTTCGTGCTCGTCTTCCCGATGCTCTGGCTGCACCAGGCGAACATCAAGCAGGGTGGCATCGGCATCGGCGATCGCGAGCTCTCCGCGCCGCAGGCCGGCCTCATGGCGCAGCTCGCGCAAGGGATCGTCGGCGGCGAGATGCCATGGGGTCTCATTCTTTTCGGTATGTGCTTCTCGCTGGCGTTGATCCTGATGAAGGCGCCGTCGCCGACGCTCATCGCCGTCGGCATGTACCTGCCATTCGAGACCACCGGCGCGATTTTCGTCGGTGGCTGCATCAAGTGGCTGGCGGACAAGCTGGCGGCTCGCCGCGGTATCGCGGGCGAGAGCTTCGACAGCTTCGGCTCGCTGGTGGCCTCGGGCCTGATCGCCGGCGAGTCGCTGACCGGCGTGATGATGGCCGGGATCGTGCTGCTCTCGGAGAGCTTCAAGTCGATCACCTACAGCCTCTTCGGCGTCGAGCAGTTCGCCTGGGTGGCCGGCCCTGCCGGCGCCTGGGCGTCGCTCGTGGCGCTCGCGGCGATCATCTGGGTGCTGGTGAAAATCCCGCTCGACAACGCCAAACCCAGCGCCGCCTGA
- a CDS encoding AbrB/MazE/SpoVT family DNA-binding domain-containing protein: MTTLAKKTSKNQLTLPKAVVDRFPGVDYFEVSADGDRILLKPVRLGGGDEVRKRLAEAEIGPADIAAAIRAARQRRP; the protein is encoded by the coding sequence ATGACGACCCTCGCCAAGAAGACCTCGAAAAACCAGCTCACCCTTCCCAAGGCGGTGGTCGATCGCTTCCCTGGCGTCGACTATTTTGAGGTGAGTGCTGACGGGGATCGGATCCTGCTCAAGCCGGTGCGCCTCGGCGGCGGCGACGAGGTGCGGAAGCGGCTCGCCGAGGCGGAGATCGGGCCGGCTGATATCGCCGCAGCGATCCGAGCGGCCCGCCAGCGCCGCCCGTGA
- a CDS encoding putative toxin-antitoxin system toxin component, PIN family, translated as MISAVFDTGVVVSALLFRSGPVTRLRAHWSSGRVEALVCRETVGELVRVLAYPEFALAAPDVELLLTEYLPGTRSVRLPSAPRAPLPRCRDAADQIFLELALAGAAEVLVSGDRDLLALSGKTPFAIESVAAWLARFEALR; from the coding sequence GTGATCTCGGCGGTCTTCGACACCGGCGTCGTCGTTTCCGCACTGCTCTTCCGCTCCGGACCGGTGACACGTCTGCGCGCGCACTGGTCTTCGGGCCGAGTGGAAGCGCTGGTCTGCCGCGAGACGGTGGGAGAGCTCGTTCGCGTTCTCGCCTACCCCGAGTTCGCTCTCGCTGCCCCCGACGTGGAGCTGCTGCTCACCGAGTACCTGCCCGGCACCCGATCTGTTCGGCTGCCGTCCGCGCCTCGAGCTCCCCTGCCGCGCTGCCGCGACGCCGCCGATCAGATCTTTCTCGAGCTTGCACTCGCGGGTGCCGCTGAAGTCCTGGTCAGCGGCGACCGCGACCTCCTCGCCCTGTCCGGGAAGACGCCCTTCGCCATTGAAAGCGTCGCCGCCTGGCTCGCGCGGTTCGAGGCGCTCCGCTAG